One Geoalkalibacter sp. DNA window includes the following coding sequences:
- a CDS encoding (deoxy)nucleoside triphosphate pyrophosphohydrolase yields MKVKKIEVACAIIEQDGRVMAAQRSETMSLPLKWEFPGGKIEARENPQICLERELWEELRIRVEVLAELPPSDWCYPDFFITLHPFVCRIQSGTIQLTEHKAIDWVRPADLWRLDWAAADGPVLENYRRYRAQELPRG; encoded by the coding sequence ATGAAGGTTAAGAAAATCGAGGTCGCCTGCGCCATCATTGAACAGGATGGGCGCGTCATGGCGGCGCAACGCAGTGAAACCATGAGCCTGCCCCTTAAGTGGGAATTTCCCGGTGGAAAGATCGAGGCGCGTGAAAACCCTCAAATTTGCCTGGAGCGAGAACTCTGGGAGGAATTGCGGATCAGGGTTGAGGTGCTGGCCGAGTTGCCGCCCTCGGATTGGTGCTATCCTGACTTTTTCATCACCTTGCATCCTTTTGTATGCCGGATCCAAAGCGGCACCATTCAGCTCACCGAACACAAGGCGATTGATTGGGTGCGGCCCGCGGATTTGTGGCGGCTCGATTGGGCGGCCGCCGACGGACCGGTTCTGGAGAATTACCGGCGCTATCGGGCTCAGGAATTGCCGAGGGGTTGA
- a CDS encoding D-alanyl-D-alanine carboxypeptidase family protein: protein MKFRALLFLAAALIFAIPTAFASGPFPVTATAALVKTGNQVVWSHQADKRLPPASLTKVMTSLIVLEQADLDAVVRVSASAAAELGSRLQLHEGDQLYVGDLLAALLIRSANDAAHALACHIAGSQEKFVTLMNRRAAELGLTNTRFQNASGWDHPQHYSTAADLARLTEYAMHNKVFRNLVSMEELQIQTLNGERTWDIKNSNKLLGHYDGLMGVKTGYTSKAGPCLIALAERGTEQVLVVLLNSPKRWEETPQVMDWVFHRNARTAERNSTAVFAASESPAPATGHPQKLEN from the coding sequence ATGAAGTTTCGCGCCCTGCTCTTTTTGGCGGCAGCCCTTATTTTCGCCATCCCGACGGCGTTTGCCTCGGGACCCTTTCCGGTGACCGCGACCGCGGCCCTGGTCAAAACGGGGAATCAGGTGGTTTGGTCGCACCAGGCCGACAAACGTCTGCCGCCCGCGAGCCTCACCAAGGTCATGACATCTCTCATCGTCCTCGAGCAGGCTGATCTGGATGCCGTGGTGCGCGTTTCCGCCTCCGCCGCCGCGGAGTTGGGCAGTCGCCTGCAATTGCATGAAGGCGATCAACTCTACGTCGGCGATCTGCTGGCCGCGCTGCTGATTCGTTCGGCCAACGACGCCGCCCATGCCCTGGCCTGTCACATCGCGGGCAGCCAGGAGAAATTCGTTACCCTGATGAACCGGCGCGCCGCCGAGTTGGGCTTGACCAATACCCGCTTCCAGAATGCCAGCGGCTGGGATCACCCGCAGCATTATTCCACCGCCGCCGACCTGGCCCGCCTCACCGAGTACGCCATGCACAACAAGGTATTCCGAAACCTGGTGTCCATGGAGGAACTCCAGATCCAGACCCTCAATGGCGAGCGCACCTGGGACATCAAAAACAGCAACAAACTCTTGGGGCACTACGATGGACTCATGGGGGTTAAAACCGGCTATACCAGCAAAGCCGGACCCTGCCTCATCGCCCTGGCCGAACGCGGCACGGAGCAGGTTCTGGTCGTTCTGCTCAACTCCCCCAAACGTTGGGAAGAAACGCCGCAAGTCATGGATTGGGTGTTTCACCGGAACGCTCGCACCGCCGAACGCAATTCGACCGCGGTGTTTGCCGCAAGCGAAAGCCCTGCGCCCGCCACCGGACATCCTCAGAAACTGGAGAATTAG
- a CDS encoding flavodoxin family protein: MKVVAFNGSPRLEGNTYQALRMVIEELDMAGIRTEIVQVGSNAVRGCIACGQCIKNKNEQCVLPGDEVNDWIQKMKGADGILLGSPVHFSAIGGTMKSFLDRAFYVTSVNNGMLRHKVGAAVVAVRRSGGLPTFDQLNNYLCYAEMLLATSNYWNVIHGARPGEVAQDEEGRQIMRVLGKNMAWLLKLVDQGKATIPAPEREAKTYMNFIR; encoded by the coding sequence ATGAAAGTCGTCGCGTTCAACGGCAGCCCTCGCCTGGAAGGAAATACCTATCAGGCCCTGCGCATGGTCATCGAGGAACTGGACATGGCGGGGATCCGCACGGAAATCGTCCAGGTGGGCAGCAATGCCGTGCGGGGATGCATCGCCTGCGGCCAATGCATCAAGAACAAAAATGAGCAATGCGTTCTGCCCGGCGACGAAGTCAATGACTGGATTCAGAAGATGAAAGGCGCCGACGGCATCCTGCTCGGCTCACCAGTCCATTTCTCGGCCATCGGCGGAACCATGAAGTCATTTCTTGACCGGGCTTTTTACGTGACCAGCGTCAACAACGGGATGCTGCGCCACAAGGTCGGCGCGGCGGTGGTGGCGGTCCGACGCTCCGGGGGGTTGCCGACCTTCGATCAGTTGAACAATTATCTGTGTTACGCCGAGATGCTCCTTGCAACCTCCAACTACTGGAACGTCATCCACGGCGCCCGCCCCGGCGAAGTTGCCCAGGACGAAGAGGGCCGCCAGATCATGCGGGTCTTGGGGAAAAACATGGCATGGCTGCTGAAACTGGTGGACCAGGGCAAGGCAACCATCCCGGCGCCGGAACGCGAAGCCAAGACCTATATGAACTTCATTCGCTGA